A genomic segment from Pseudomonas sessilinigenes encodes:
- a CDS encoding phenylacetaldoxime dehydratase family protein yields the protein MSIESAIPEHLVCPRLEPVSTPRDYQAPFPAWTARFTPLVKQVVMACFGVQAPTILGLESLAPYTKRFALADGPLYWDPAQCQDATGAHNLVAIAYWADVAAFERWRSNSGFDQWWQAPERETEAIGRFVEIVTPGQEWFETLFSSPDGVEGIAHLASGMSGVVREHGYWGSARDRLPRAQVDKLLGECGEVPSAVEAGARVRVPGRENLCLIRSGQDWSATSQQERELYVSDIQPVLRAGMDFLRDEGRSIGCRSCRLMQVLDACSGAPLEKSFGLVHFEDLARLETWARSHPTHLAIFGRFMRYTQALDFQIALRLYHEVAVIPASAQWFEYINCHGQTGLLRG from the coding sequence GTGAGTATCGAATCGGCTATTCCCGAGCACCTGGTGTGCCCGCGCCTTGAACCGGTCAGTACCCCGCGCGATTACCAGGCACCGTTTCCGGCCTGGACCGCTCGTTTCACCCCCCTGGTGAAGCAGGTGGTGATGGCCTGTTTTGGCGTCCAGGCTCCTACGATCCTGGGGTTGGAGAGCCTGGCACCGTATACCAAGCGGTTTGCCCTGGCGGATGGACCGTTGTACTGGGACCCGGCGCAATGCCAGGACGCAACGGGCGCGCATAACCTGGTGGCCATCGCCTATTGGGCCGATGTGGCCGCTTTCGAGCGTTGGCGGAGCAACAGCGGATTCGATCAGTGGTGGCAGGCGCCGGAGCGGGAGACCGAGGCCATTGGCCGGTTCGTCGAGATCGTGACACCGGGCCAGGAATGGTTCGAGACGCTGTTTTCTTCGCCAGATGGCGTCGAGGGTATTGCCCATCTCGCCAGTGGAATGAGTGGTGTGGTCCGTGAGCACGGCTATTGGGGCAGCGCCCGGGATCGGCTGCCTCGGGCCCAGGTGGACAAGTTGCTCGGGGAGTGTGGCGAAGTGCCGTCAGCGGTCGAGGCCGGCGCTCGGGTTCGGGTGCCAGGACGAGAGAACCTGTGCCTGATCCGCTCCGGCCAGGATTGGTCGGCCACCTCGCAGCAGGAGCGGGAGCTCTACGTGAGCGATATCCAGCCGGTGTTGCGTGCCGGGATGGATTTCCTGAGGGACGAGGGGCGCAGCATCGGCTGTCGCAGCTGCCGTCTGATGCAGGTGCTGGATGCCTGCTCCGGTGCCCCGCTGGAGAAGAGCTTCGGGCTTGTGCATTTCGAGGACCTGGCCCGGCTCGAAACCTGGGCCAGGTCCCATCCGACACACCTCGCCATCTTCGGACGCTTCATGCGCTACACCCAGGCGCTCGATTTCCAGATCGCGTTGCGGCTGTACCACGAGGTGGCAGTCATTCCTGCCAGCGCCCAGTGGTTCGAGTACATCAACTGCCATGGCCAGACAGGCCTGCTACGTGGCTGA
- a CDS encoding YciC family protein: protein MNPLDVLRDSLYFFRRNLGRIAQLCLPLVIFEALLQQGVGQILGPNAFPGYSVIVGLLVYPLYTGALILLLDARTRGESPRTRDLLAMSLSLWPRFALLTAVSTLLILLGLSLYFLPGLWLMVVLAFAEYLLVLKGASPLNAITESFRLSRGHFLRILACILCVMTPLWLLKGMSEAAYPDPTPLLSLTLDSAYSFLQLFTSVVLFRLFMLISQQPDKH from the coding sequence ATGAATCCGTTAGATGTCCTGCGTGACTCCCTGTATTTCTTTCGACGCAACCTGGGGCGCATTGCCCAGTTGTGCCTGCCCCTGGTGATATTCGAGGCCTTGTTGCAGCAAGGCGTGGGACAGATCCTGGGCCCGAATGCCTTTCCCGGATACAGCGTGATCGTCGGCCTGCTGGTGTATCCGCTGTACACCGGCGCGCTGATCCTGCTCCTCGATGCCCGTACCCGTGGCGAATCGCCACGTACCCGTGACCTGCTAGCCATGAGCCTGAGCCTGTGGCCACGCTTCGCCCTGCTGACGGCGGTCAGCACCCTGCTGATCCTGCTGGGGCTGTCGCTGTATTTCCTGCCGGGCCTGTGGCTGATGGTGGTCCTGGCCTTCGCCGAGTACCTGCTGGTACTCAAGGGGGCATCGCCGCTGAATGCCATCACCGAAAGCTTTCGCCTGAGCCGCGGGCATTTCCTGCGCATCCTGGCGTGCATCCTGTGCGTGATGACCCCGCTCTGGCTGCTCAAGGGCATGAGCGAGGCCGCCTATCCAGACCCGACGCCGCTGCTATCGCTGACGCTCGACAGCGCCTACAGCTTCCTCCAGCTATTCACAAGCGTGGTGCTGTTTCGCCTGTTCATGCTGATCAGCCAGCAACCGGACAAACACTGA
- a CDS encoding endonuclease/exonuclease/phosphatase family protein: MTRLLRITLLSLLLISLVLASLIYSLTWRPEAKETLAVSCSAKAAPLVPGQALKVMTWNLQYLAGKRYVFWNDQAHGEDERPTQEDMAFSLDEVARIIRDEQPDLVLLQEVDDNAKASAYQDQLKLLQERLADLYPCSTQAYDWKADFVPSPHIFGSVGRKLATLSRYQIEHAERLQLPLPASNFISRQFQPRDAMLLSYLPLSDGGQMAVLNTHLERAEHPGDTQPRQVAAIAKVLDKLEGRGTPWLIGGDFNLLPLGQYRRLDENQRAPYSADSPLHLLWDKYPMIPSNPQASGIDRAHWLTHYPNDPTLDGPDRTVDYLFHSPRLKRVESRVRQDDTLRISDHLPVLARFLLPAQ, encoded by the coding sequence ATGACCCGTCTATTGCGCATCACCCTGTTGAGCCTGCTGCTGATCAGCCTGGTGCTGGCCAGCCTGATCTACAGCCTGACCTGGCGTCCCGAGGCCAAGGAGACCCTGGCGGTATCCTGCAGCGCCAAGGCTGCGCCGCTGGTACCGGGGCAGGCGCTGAAGGTGATGACCTGGAACCTGCAATACCTGGCGGGCAAGCGCTACGTGTTCTGGAACGACCAGGCCCACGGCGAGGATGAGCGCCCGACCCAGGAAGACATGGCCTTCAGCCTGGATGAAGTCGCCCGGATCATTCGCGACGAACAACCGGACCTGGTCCTGCTCCAGGAAGTGGATGACAACGCCAAGGCCAGTGCCTACCAGGACCAGCTCAAGCTCCTGCAGGAGCGTCTCGCCGACCTCTATCCCTGCAGCACCCAGGCCTATGACTGGAAGGCCGACTTCGTCCCCTCCCCGCACATCTTCGGCAGCGTCGGCCGAAAGCTGGCAACGCTCAGCCGCTACCAGATCGAACACGCCGAGCGCCTGCAATTGCCGCTACCGGCCAGCAACTTCATCAGCCGCCAGTTCCAACCCAGGGATGCCATGCTGCTGAGCTACCTCCCCCTGAGCGACGGCGGGCAAATGGCCGTGCTCAATACGCACCTGGAGCGTGCCGAACACCCTGGCGACACCCAGCCAAGGCAGGTCGCGGCCATTGCCAAGGTACTGGACAAGCTGGAGGGCCGCGGCACGCCGTGGCTGATCGGTGGCGACTTCAACCTGCTCCCCCTGGGCCAATACCGGCGCCTGGATGAAAACCAGCGCGCGCCCTACAGCGCCGACAGCCCGCTACACCTGCTGTGGGACAAATACCCGATGATTCCCAGCAATCCCCAGGCCAGTGGCATCGATCGCGCGCACTGGTTGACCCACTACCCCAACGATCCCACTCTCGACGGCCCGGATCGTACCGTCGACTACCTGTTCCACAGCCCGCGCCTGAAGCGGGTCGAGTCCCGGGTCCGCCAGGACGACACCCTGCGCATCTCCGACCACCTGCCGGTGCTCGCACGCTTCCTGTTGCCGGCCCAGTAG
- a CDS encoding transporter: protein MKKSIAAGFCLPFAFVDATCALETAPGDYEPVPAGKTALLMYYQHARSASFYRSGHRVSDDFRLRSDMGLLRLVQSVPLSDGLYWEPQAILPFGHLRTGGDARVLGNESGVGDLNLGSVVKIRLPTRHGDMLGLGVFVQAPTGSYDRDDALNLGENRWRLVLQGAYVHHFDERWSLDTVADVSGFSRNDDFGPNGSTQRQKARYEYQTFLRYQWAPATSLGIGGGYVTGARSSVAGDDQGDELRTSYARLTLTHFLVPDVQVQVQLGRDMAVEQGFKERGRLNLRLVKLF, encoded by the coding sequence ATGAAAAAGTCCATTGCGGCGGGGTTCTGCCTGCCATTCGCCTTCGTTGACGCGACCTGCGCCCTGGAGACCGCGCCAGGCGATTATGAGCCGGTGCCTGCCGGCAAGACGGCCTTGTTGATGTACTACCAGCATGCCCGGAGCGCGTCGTTCTACCGTTCTGGTCATCGAGTTTCGGACGATTTCCGCCTGCGCTCCGACATGGGCCTGCTGCGCCTGGTGCAGTCGGTGCCGTTGAGCGACGGGCTCTATTGGGAGCCCCAGGCGATCCTGCCTTTCGGCCACTTGCGTACAGGGGGCGATGCCCGGGTACTGGGGAATGAGTCGGGGGTGGGGGACTTGAACCTGGGGTCGGTGGTCAAGATCCGCCTGCCCACCCGCCATGGCGACATGCTGGGCCTGGGGGTGTTTGTCCAGGCGCCCACCGGGAGCTACGACCGGGACGATGCCCTGAACCTGGGGGAAAATCGCTGGCGCCTGGTGCTGCAAGGCGCCTACGTGCATCACTTCGATGAGCGCTGGTCGCTGGATACGGTGGCCGATGTCAGCGGGTTCAGCCGCAATGATGACTTCGGTCCGAACGGCTCGACGCAGAGGCAGAAGGCCCGTTACGAATACCAGACTTTCCTGCGCTACCAGTGGGCACCGGCCACCAGCCTGGGCATAGGCGGCGGATATGTCACGGGGGCGCGTAGCTCGGTGGCCGGTGATGACCAGGGCGATGAGCTCAGGACCTCCTATGCACGCCTGACCCTGACTCACTTTCTGGTGCCTGACGTGCAGGTCCAGGTGCAATTGGGTCGCGACATGGCGGTGGAGCAAGGCTTCAAGGAACGCGGGCGGCTGAATCTGCGGTTGGTGAAGCTGTTCTGA
- a CDS encoding DUF2076 domain-containing protein, which produces MNNEEQTLIDGLFSRLQQAETDSAPRDAQAEARIKEHLTRQPAAGYFMTQAILVQEAALKSLDEQNKQLTQQVQQLQADLQQAKSQAAPAPASSGGFLSSIFGGSRESQPAPAPAANPAPASGGGWREPPRPGFGAPQQNFGAPQQGFGAAPQQNYAPQQAPAAGSSFLGGALKTAAGVAGGVMLAQGISSLFHSNQQPQEVVEVIKEEPAPASDNSGWGNDEQRYANNDSWGGNDQGGFSDAGYDNDDSSFFSDDDSFV; this is translated from the coding sequence ATGAATAACGAAGAGCAAACCCTGATCGATGGACTGTTTTCACGGTTGCAGCAAGCCGAAACGGATTCAGCCCCGCGTGATGCCCAGGCCGAGGCGCGGATCAAGGAGCATCTGACCCGCCAGCCTGCGGCCGGGTATTTCATGACCCAGGCGATCCTGGTGCAGGAGGCTGCCCTCAAGAGCCTCGATGAACAGAACAAGCAATTGACCCAGCAGGTACAGCAACTGCAGGCCGACTTGCAGCAGGCCAAGTCCCAGGCAGCCCCGGCCCCCGCATCCAGCGGTGGCTTCCTGTCGAGTATCTTCGGGGGCTCCCGCGAGTCGCAGCCGGCCCCGGCGCCGGCCGCGAACCCGGCACCCGCCTCCGGTGGCGGCTGGCGCGAGCCGCCACGGCCAGGCTTTGGTGCACCCCAGCAGAACTTCGGTGCACCCCAGCAAGGGTTCGGCGCTGCGCCCCAGCAGAACTATGCCCCGCAACAGGCGCCAGCAGCGGGCAGCAGTTTCCTCGGGGGGGCGCTGAAAACCGCAGCGGGCGTCGCCGGCGGCGTGATGCTGGCCCAAGGTATCAGCAGCCTGTTCCACAGCAACCAGCAGCCTCAGGAAGTCGTCGAGGTCATCAAGGAAGAGCCGGCACCGGCCAGTGACAACAGCGGCTGGGGCAACGATGAGCAGCGTTATGCCAACAACGACTCCTGGGGTGGCAACGACCAGGGCGGCTTCAGCGACGCGGGCTACGACAACGACGACAGCTCGTTCTTCTCCGACGACGATTCCTTCGTCTAA